The following proteins are co-located in the Phycisphaerae bacterium genome:
- a CDS encoding DUF5989 family protein, whose amino-acid sequence MSANDTRDPNDFTREAGAERVGLVAEFWDFLKHNKKWWLLPILVVVALIGALVYVGGSAAMPFVYPLF is encoded by the coding sequence ATGAGCGCCAACGATACCCGCGATCCCAACGACTTCACCCGCGAAGCCGGCGCCGAGCGCGTCGGTCTGGTCGCCGAGTTCTGGGATTTTCTCAAGCACAACAAGAAATGGTGGCTCCTGCCCATTCTGGTAGTTGTCGCACTCATCGGGGCACTGGTCTATGTCGGCGGAAGCGCCGCCATGCCGTTCGTATATCCACTATTCTGA